The following are encoded in a window of Myxocyprinus asiaticus isolate MX2 ecotype Aquarium Trade chromosome 17, UBuf_Myxa_2, whole genome shotgun sequence genomic DNA:
- the LOC127455108 gene encoding cell cycle control protein 50B-like — MKKEEETSERPDNTAFTQQRLPAWQPILSAGIVIPGFLLIGLAFIGIGIALFLTTQTIQVLEADYTGVEKDSPCYSCTNMVQNCTCEITFSLSTLFTGPVFFYYGLSNFYQNFRKYGVSKDYYQLTGDTTYFKSPQETCAPYAYDGNNKPIVPCGAIANSMFNDTFELYQIINGTKKVVPLDGKGISWWTDYNIKYRNPLPVNNSFASAFDGTVKPINWPKAAYELDLVDLNNNGFLNQDFLVWMRRAALPQFRKLYRRITDGDYAAGLPAGNYSLTVHYNFPVVSFDGRKKVVFSNVSWMGGKNEFLGIAYLVVGSLCVVMSVVMLIVYAKFKFSDDDV; from the exons ATGAAGAAAGAGGAAGAAACATCAGAACGGCCTGACAACACGGCATTCACACAGCAACGGCTTCCAGCATGGCAGCCCATACTCTCTGCTGGTATAGTCATTCCTGGCTTTCTTCTCATTGGTTTGGCCTTTATAGGCATTGGAATTGCCCTCTTTCTGACTACACAGACCATCCAAGTGCTGGAG GCAGATTACACTGGCGTTGAGAAGGACTCACCCTGTTACAGCTGTACGAATATGGTACAAAACTGCACCTGTGAAATCACGTTCTCCCTCAGCACACTGTTTACG GGCCCTGTCTTCTTCTACTATGGCTTGTCTAATTTCTACCAAAACTTCAGAAAATACGGTGTGTCAAAAGACTACTATCAGCTCACTGGTGATACAACATACTTCAAG AGTCCACAAGAGACCTGTGCTCCGTATGCCTACGATGGCAACAACAAGCCCATCGTTCCATGTGGAGCTATAGCAAATAGCATGTTCAATG ATACGTTTGAGCTCTACCAAATAATCAATGGTACAAAGAAGGTGGTGCCTCTTGATGGTAAAGGAATCTCTTGGTGGACAGATTACAACATAAAGTACAGGAACCCTTTGCCTGTAAACAACTCTTTTGCGAGTGCTTTTGATG GTACAGTAAAGCCCATTAACTGGCCCAAGGCAGCATATGAGCTGGACCTTGTGGATCTGAACAACAATGGCTTCCTGAACCAGGACTTTCTTGTGTGGATGAGGAGAGCAGCGCTTCCTCAGTTCAGGAAGCTGTACCGAAGAATCACAGATGGTGACTATGCTGCGGGCCTCCCAGCAGGGAACTACTCTCTGACAGTCCATTATA ACTTCCCTGTAGTGAGCTTTGATGGACGAAAGAAGGTGGTCTTCAGCAACGTGTCCTGGATGGGAGGGAAGAACGAGTTCTTGGGCATCGCTTATTTAGTGGTTGGCTCCTTGTGTGTGGTCATGTCTGTGGTTATGCTCATTGTTTACGCTAAATTCAAATTCTCAGATGATGACGTGTAA